The sequence below is a genomic window from Montipora capricornis isolate CH-2021 chromosome 14, ASM3666992v2, whole genome shotgun sequence.
ATTTCGAAGTCCCTaacccaaaaaacaaaacaaaaaggtaACTGACCGAGTAGGCTATGGTGGATTTGAATTTGTGACTTCTGACTATTTACAAATCCAACACACCACcacatttttctttcaattgcaaATTCATAACTTTTATTTAAAATGACCTTGATGTTTCCCAAAACCCAAATCAAGTTCATTGATGCAGGAAGATGAATGCAAAGattcatacatgtacagtatttcAAGTACACCCGCAAACACCATTTTTAAATATCACTGTCTTGGCCATAAATTATTAATAGACGTCAATCTCTTGATTGTCTTGtccataatgataataacaataatgttACAGATACGAATTTCCAACATCCAAGATATGTCAAGTGACATCTTTCATGTTCCACAATAGTGGCTGCATTAATCTTGTTTTTCTCTGCTAAACCACTGAAATATCCATCTCCACTGAACAGTCTGAATTCTCTCAAAAACTAGTTGTCTGTAGCTGGATTTTGAGAACATGATGACACCAAATGCCACAAGAAAGAGCGCAGAAAACAGTAAATAATAGTCTCTATCTTCAACTGGTTTGCTTCTTAATGGACCTTTGTAGTCCTCCTCAGAGACATGAACACTGTAGTTACCTTCAACACCTGCATTAGAAAGGTTTGACCCCTGTGAGTCTATAAAGATTACACCTACACTGTAAGTTGAATGACATTAAACTTTCACCTCCTTTATTAAATAGTTTAACAACACAATTGCAAGCCTGGTATAGGGAGAACAGCAAAATGACAGAGGTGAGCGGGTTGTAAAAGCCCTTTTCCTGTCAGCTATCTTTCCCACTTCATCCACCTAAAATTAATAGCTCAATTTCCAGATACCACACAGGTCTTTGCAagctctaatttcattggatagTTAAATGATGCCACTctactacatgtatgttaagCAGTAGGAATTAATATGATTTCTGTACAAATGTAATAGTTTTTTATCTAATCTAATTAGCTgttgtaacaacaacaactttaaagCACCTAATTTGCAAGCATACGAATGCAACTGCCCTTGATTGCTTGGTGGCTACATGTAATCATTAAATTTGCACATGCCGAACAGTAAATCAAGCATTCTAAACAATGAAAAGTAATCAACAatcataaaacaaaagtttcaatAAAGCGAGAAAGTTTGGTTAACTAGTGTTACCAAATTACTCTCAAAGGAGCAGAgaaacaaatttaaagaaaatggcACAATGgaacacaaaattaatttgttaaatGATCTGTTGCATACATGTAACTAAACAACACCAAGAAAGGGGGTGTTACTCTTTTAAGTTACATGTATTAGTAAGTTATTTTTGACCTTCACAGGTCACAGTAATTCATTTACACAAGTTGCTATCAAATATTTATTAGGTCCTGACACACAAAATGAGTTTTGACTGTAAACCATACATTACCTGTGCTATTTTTCACAAAATCGCGCAGATCATCCAACGTAACTgtattgttgaattttaaaacaGGCTTTCCAGAATGAAACAATAAGATGGTTGGGACAGCAACAACCCCAAATCGAGTGTTTAAACTGCAAACATAAGAAATATATCTATGAGTTAAAAACATCTCTTTCATCAACTGAAGAATGTTTGAGTATTTTTCGTTAATTTTGTCACATGATCACAATGCTGGAAACCACACAGCTACTGAAAACCAACACATCACAGCTGAGTATCCAGCTTTTACGCAATTAATGCATAACTATGTAGTTGACATCATTGTCTGAGGAAGACTAGTACACTGTAGTACCTGTACATGCAGTCCAAATGAAACGATCTACAAATAATGACCACATCATGAAACAAACGGAAAAAAACCTGATTGTCACAGTACTCTTCTCGTTGATAAAATTTAATAACCACAGATTCTTTCATGTAACATTAATATTATTCTCTTTTGACCCTCCAAATCATTTAAGTTGTACTCTCACAGAAGAGTCACTGCCTTCCATTCACAAAATGTACAAAACCTGTACAGTATGCCTCCTCTAATAGATTTTTTTCCCCGCAAATgtgtaaagaaacaaaacctTCATCTAAAATGAGTAAAATTAATGACGATTCATTCCCAAACATTGTGAAAATCTCAGTCTCAAAAACATTTTAAGGAAAAAGCTTTGGAGATTCATGAGGTACATGTCGTGTTTCGCTGACATGTACACTTCTTGGGAGTCTACTGTACAGTAGGTCTCTATACAATGGCTAGATACACAAAATGTTTGGATGTAATTGTGTAATCTTTATGAAGACCAGGATAAATATCCCACACCTTTGCCTCTTAAAAAGCTGGCAGGTCAAAAACTCATGATAAAGATATCCAGAATAAAGCAGTTTACAATCAAATGTCAACAGTAATCTTGCAAACGATGCAATTAGTGATCTGCTTGGAAATCTCTTtttacattttcctccaaattattgaaagaaaacagtTAATAGTTATTGCAACTTGTACATGTTCTCCGGCATATAATATCATCAGTATCCACTAAAATTTGCTTTGTATTGCAATTGAATCATCAGCAGCCATTGTGGTGGCCAATGCGATTTCCTTGGTTTTGGAGTCAAAGCCTAGGTGTGACTTCTAAATATCATGCCGTTTTTGTCTTCCAGCAGTGGCATTGTTGGAAGAACAAAGCACAAAACAATGCACActattcaaatgcaaataagtgaCCAAGTTTCTGGAATTTCCCCTTCTAGGACCACATACATTGTAGAATGCAACCCTCACTACTGTCAATCACTAGCAAGCTGcaccaaaaaattaattaccCATTTTGAGGTTGAAGATCATTCTTTGCAGTTGTGAAAGCTTCTTAAGAGAAAGCAAAAGAGAAGCGCATTCCTTGAATTTTGAAGAGTGAACTTTTCAGGTACTCCTTTCACTTAATTAACAAGTGCGAAGAAGATCTTCAAACTCAAAATGTTTTGTTATGCAGTTTAAAGATATGAGTGTTTCATATACGGTAATTTatgccatatatatatatagtcaaATACAGGTCATTCCGCCCCACAGTATTCTGACCACCCTTGTATCGTATGATAGCTAAACCAACTCTAACCCTAATTTTTCATATAATCACTATAATCAGTGCTTTGACCAAACCACTGAAATGAGTGCTTaatagacgtaatcattaaaaTGAGTGCTATAGACACAATAATAGGGACCTTATGCAAGGACGACAATGACGGCTATGAGaatgttgtctaaaaatattatttcctggtactgtaataattttgcgattacataagtcgctcggcttggaaagtgtgagttCACATTCcatgaataaaattggtgagaacccTGCGGATATTTAAAGagtaaattgaaaattcattgtCAGGTGCTCTCATCCTCCAtgtgacctcaaatttgatcatttcatgtcgttgtcaagacaagaacggcaaagaaatgtattaaaaataaatgttaaaatgcacgtgcaggggaTGCAGAACTTGtctttttgctcatcaaacCTATTGTTATGTGGAGTTCTCATAAGGGTCGTCACCGcgcttgcttaaggtccctaatatatGTGGGGCGGATCGACTTTGGGGCGGAATGACCAGTTAccatgataaaataattatggtCTTTAACAAggtgggtctaaaacacaggtcaagactaggaGCCTCTGCTCCAGTGATGAACAATTAGGCCAAACGTTTCCTTTTAAGACctcaaacaacatttttgtcgaGTGATCAGGGCtaggagacacttttggtgttgtttatttgtctgtagCACAGTGACATACCCTGACCCGTGGAATGTACACATACCTGTGTTTTAGTCCCGCTGTCTCTAACGTAAAATTACCTGTGTTGCTTGTGTGCGTCTATTGCCAGAACAGGGAGATTATTATATACTCGTCCCAGAGCGTTATACAAGGGAGCCAATTTAGCACTAAATGGACAATAATTCGTGTAAAATAGCACAATTGCACATGGATCCGTTTCGTTATTCTCACTTGAATTTATCTGTTGAAGCAATTCATCTGAATGAACGATGACGACTTTCTGGTTAATGGTATCGTTGTTTTGTGAATTATTCCGGCCTTTGCAAGACCATTTTGGTGACGTAGTGGAGTTGTTGATCACACCATCCGCTTTTGTTTCGTTCATGTTTATATTCCATTCAGTGTCGGTAGAATTTA
It includes:
- the LOC138033703 gene encoding thioredoxin domain-containing protein 15-like isoform X2; protein product: MADRVHRFGVYVYSALFFCFFYTVIPDCALSKESEPLEASDAERGSADEIFSAVNVETSDTAVEAGNMTLKEPIVIDTNETDSIINSTDTEWNINMNETKADGVINNSTTSPKWSCKGRNNSQNNDTINQKVVIVHSDELLQQINSSENNETDPCAIVLFYTNYCPFSAKLAPLYNALGRVYNNLPVLAIDAHKQHSLNTRFGVVAVPTILLFHSGKPVLKFNNTVTLDDLRDFVKNSTGVEGNYSVHVSEEDYKGPLRSKPVEDRDYYLLFSALFLVAFGVIMFSKSSYRQLVFERIQTVQWRWIFQWFSREKQD
- the LOC138033703 gene encoding thioredoxin domain-containing protein 15-like isoform X1, which translates into the protein MADRVHRFGVYVYSALFFCFFYTVIPDCALSKESEPLEASDAEREGSADEIFSAVNVETSDTAVEAGNMTLKEPIVIDTNETDSIINSTDTEWNINMNETKADGVINNSTTSPKWSCKGRNNSQNNDTINQKVVIVHSDELLQQINSSENNETDPCAIVLFYTNYCPFSAKLAPLYNALGRVYNNLPVLAIDAHKQHSLNTRFGVVAVPTILLFHSGKPVLKFNNTVTLDDLRDFVKNSTGVEGNYSVHVSEEDYKGPLRSKPVEDRDYYLLFSALFLVAFGVIMFSKSSYRQLVFERIQTVQWRWIFQWFSREKQD